Proteins from a genomic interval of Ndongobacter massiliensis:
- the dut gene encoding dUTP diphosphatase has product MNKVTMRGVKTGQEPSYANAHAAGLDLRVRLDAPLQVKPGDRVRLHTGVSLEIPAGYFGLVVVRSGLGFRGLVLSNGIGVIDEDYRGEIQMVVHHHGTEVIELEDGERVAQLILVPYVQANITWVQALSETARGDKGMGSSGRF; this is encoded by the coding sequence ATGAATAAAGTGACCATGCGAGGCGTGAAGACCGGACAGGAACCATCCTATGCCAATGCGCACGCGGCGGGACTGGATCTTCGCGTCCGGCTGGATGCGCCTCTGCAGGTAAAACCGGGCGATCGGGTGCGTCTGCATACGGGCGTTTCGTTGGAAATTCCGGCGGGTTATTTCGGACTGGTAGTCGTGCGTTCCGGGCTTGGTTTTCGCGGTCTGGTGCTTTCGAACGGCATCGGCGTCATCGATGAAGATTACCGCGGAGAAATTCAGATGGTCGTTCATCATCACGGCACGGAAGTGATTGAATTGGAAGACGGAGAGCGTGTAGCGCAGCTGATTTTGGTTCCCTATGTACAAGCGAATATCACTTGGGTGCAGGCATTGTCGGAGACGGCGCGCGGCGACAAGGGCATGGGCAGCAGCGGACGTTTTTAA
- a CDS encoding RNA-binding S4 domain-containing protein, with protein MRIDKFLKVSRVIKRRQVAKDACAGGRVEINGKVAKPGSEVDAGDVVAIRFASGVFRFEVLRVAEHVRKEEAETMVRILEGHDEE; from the coding sequence TTGCGTATTGACAAGTTTCTCAAAGTCTCACGGGTCATTAAACGTCGTCAGGTAGCAAAAGATGCCTGTGCGGGCGGACGCGTCGAGATCAACGGAAAGGTGGCAAAACCGGGCAGTGAGGTCGATGCCGGCGATGTAGTGGCCATTCGCTTTGCCAGCGGTGTTTTTCGCTTTGAAGTGTTGCGCGTTGCCGAACACGTTCGCAAAGAAGAGGCGGAAACGATGGTGCGAATTTTGGAGGGACACGATGAGGAATAA
- a CDS encoding septum formation initiator family protein, which produces MRNNPRVPPGHPRAEGRPQSEKEKSPYSALPLRRRRRRPPSRRASGRFFWLILVVLCFTALSALWNLRKQAKETAELQASLEGLQKQRQKLEEEVSNLESQLSAVNTDAFIEKYAHENLGMVKPNELIMEVESSGASPSEDSEDTSNSSEILPEKSEEAPEESPSEGE; this is translated from the coding sequence ATGAGGAATAACCCGCGTGTTCCGCCTGGTCATCCGCGCGCAGAAGGGCGCCCGCAAAGCGAGAAGGAGAAGTCGCCGTATTCGGCGCTACCTTTGAGGCGCCGCCGCAGGAGACCCCCGTCCCGTCGGGCATCGGGTCGATTCTTTTGGCTTATTCTCGTCGTTTTGTGTTTTACTGCACTGTCGGCGCTGTGGAACTTACGCAAGCAGGCGAAAGAAACGGCAGAATTGCAAGCTTCTTTGGAGGGATTACAAAAGCAGCGACAGAAATTGGAGGAGGAAGTTTCCAATTTGGAATCACAGCTTTCCGCCGTAAATACCGACGCCTTTATTGAAAAATATGCGCATGAAAATTTAGGCATGGTGAAACCCAACGAATTGATTATGGAAGTGGAGTCATCCGGGGCGAGCCCGTCGGAGGATTCTGAAGACACTTCGAATTCCTCAGAAATTTTACCGGAGAAGTCGGAGGAAGCACCGGAAGAGAGCCCGAGCGAAGGAGAATAG
- the tilS gene encoding tRNA lysidine(34) synthetase TilS gives METAAKSLQQSGSDAKKCADFEAHFATQLSPVIGKKIIVAVSGGADSMCLLLLLLRILPEVSKNLLVCHYNHQLRGKEAEADADFVRSFCEQRGIRFRAGQGDVAGQARLQKKSIESMARLMRYAFFAQVAAEEGAEVLALAHHLEDQAESLLLHLVRGAGLDGLCGMTPSERRGSLLLWRPLLSFQKKELLFYLKAKGVSYREDATNAQREALRNVLRLGIFPQLQKTVHPSVMKKMAQCAALLQADRAALDEWAQEILHAAQEPLVAEEKTLPFASARCAQVLLGARVLRKKPVCNAPKAVALRLLRRVLREEAGTAAELTQPILEEIYALFFSEVGKRKAFYGKILLSDSEYVWIYKARSVSTPEAAVWDGRGPFSATWRTGSEVIIGGWADAFPSAKERRNPNRCYFDGSGAFPIVLRAAKAGESLRRFSGPAIALRRLFNEKGVRVPIRQGWPVAESGGKILAVLGLERSDAGTVQANTSRVAYLEWRCQ, from the coding sequence ATGGAAACGGCGGCGAAGTCATTGCAGCAAAGCGGAAGCGATGCAAAAAAGTGTGCGGATTTCGAAGCGCACTTTGCAACGCAGCTTTCGCCGGTGATTGGCAAAAAGATTATTGTCGCGGTTTCGGGCGGGGCAGATTCTATGTGTCTTCTTCTGCTTTTGCTGCGGATTTTACCAGAAGTGTCAAAGAATTTGTTGGTTTGCCACTATAATCATCAACTGCGCGGGAAAGAGGCCGAGGCGGATGCGGATTTTGTGCGCTCGTTTTGTGAACAACGGGGCATTCGCTTTCGCGCCGGGCAGGGGGATGTCGCCGGGCAGGCGCGCCTGCAAAAAAAGTCCATAGAAAGCATGGCGCGCTTGATGCGCTATGCTTTTTTTGCGCAAGTGGCTGCAGAAGAAGGCGCTGAAGTCCTCGCGCTGGCGCACCATCTGGAGGATCAGGCGGAAAGTCTGCTGCTGCACCTGGTGCGCGGCGCGGGACTGGATGGGCTGTGCGGCATGACCCCAAGCGAAAGGCGCGGCTCTTTGCTGCTTTGGCGCCCGCTCTTATCCTTTCAAAAGAAGGAACTGCTGTTCTATCTGAAGGCAAAGGGAGTGTCATATCGGGAAGATGCGACAAATGCGCAACGCGAGGCACTGCGCAATGTGCTGCGGCTGGGCATTTTTCCACAACTGCAAAAAACGGTGCATCCGTCGGTTATGAAAAAAATGGCCCAATGTGCCGCACTGCTGCAGGCGGATCGTGCGGCGTTGGACGAGTGGGCACAAGAGATCCTTCATGCTGCGCAGGAACCCCTCGTAGCCGAGGAAAAAACCCTGCCCTTTGCGTCGGCGCGGTGTGCACAGGTTCTTTTGGGCGCGCGGGTGCTGCGCAAAAAGCCGGTGTGCAACGCCCCGAAGGCGGTCGCATTGCGCCTGTTGCGCCGAGTTTTGCGCGAAGAAGCCGGCACAGCGGCGGAGTTGACACAACCCATCCTAGAAGAGATTTATGCGCTGTTTTTTTCAGAAGTGGGGAAACGAAAAGCATTTTATGGTAAGATACTTTTGAGCGATTCTGAGTACGTTTGGATCTATAAAGCCCGGTCCGTTTCGACGCCGGAAGCGGCAGTATGGGACGGTCGAGGACCTTTTTCCGCAACATGGCGCACGGGGAGCGAGGTCATCATCGGCGGTTGGGCGGACGCATTTCCTTCTGCCAAAGAACGGCGGAATCCCAATCGTTGTTATTTTGACGGTTCGGGCGCTTTTCCGATCGTGCTGCGTGCGGCAAAAGCCGGGGAATCGCTTCGTCGCTTTAGCGGACCTGCCATAGCCCTACGGCGCCTTTTTAATGAAAAGGGGGTTCGCGTGCCGATACGGCAGGGATGGCCGGTGGCGGAAAGCGGAGGAAAAATTCTTGCGGTTTTGGGTTTGGAACGAAGCGACGCAGGAACCGTTCAGGCAAATACAAGCCGTGTCGCTTATTTGGAGTGGAGGTGTCAATGA
- the hpt gene encoding hypoxanthine phosphoribosyltransferase codes for MTELHEDVERVLLTEEQIRARVRELGAQITADYREDPADFLMVCILKGAALFMTDLLRAIELNVEVDFMSVSSYGRSTISTGDVRILKDLDQNITDKNVLIVEDIIDTGYTLSYLKEYLKSRGAKSVRVAALLNKQSRRIADVQGDYVGFEIPDHFVVGYGLDYNQKMRNLPYIGILKPSCYAVDTSENG; via the coding sequence ATGACGGAATTACATGAGGATGTGGAACGCGTACTGCTGACAGAAGAGCAGATTCGTGCGCGCGTACGCGAGTTGGGGGCGCAGATTACGGCGGATTACCGGGAAGATCCGGCGGATTTTTTGATGGTCTGTATCTTGAAAGGGGCTGCCCTTTTTATGACCGATTTGCTGCGCGCCATCGAACTCAATGTGGAAGTTGACTTCATGTCGGTTTCCAGTTATGGTCGTTCGACGATTTCCACCGGTGATGTGCGTATTTTGAAGGATCTGGATCAGAATATCACGGATAAAAATGTACTGATCGTGGAAGATATTATCGACACGGGATACACATTGTCGTATTTGAAAGAGTATCTGAAATCGCGGGGCGCAAAGAGCGTGCGTGTGGCGGCGCTGTTGAACAAGCAGTCGCGCCGCATTGCCGATGTGCAGGGGGATTATGTAGGATTTGAAATTCCGGATCACTTTGTCGTCGGTTACGGGTTGGACTACAATCAGAAAATGCGCAATTTACCGTATATTGGGATATTAAAACCGTCCTGTTACGCAGTTGACACGTCGGAAAACGGATGA